The genomic region GTAAACACTGGATATTTGTGAATACAACGTATAAATTTATGTTGCAAACCAAAGATAACTAATTTCCTTTCATCTATGTTGTAATTTTGTGGACACAAGCGTTGACATATGGCACGTAGGGTAACGCCATGTATCATTGAAGCGTAAAATTGGAAGATTTTCTGTATTGACGGATGTGACTTGTCCGGATTTAGCGCCACATATTTCTGACAAGCATGGCTTAACGATGGAATTTTTACTAAACTCTTCAAGTGTTGTGTACACATATAGACATTGCTGTATTTGAGTATGGGCAGTAGATGCACCACACCGTAATAGGCTAAATTTTGTATGCAGGATTTTACCAGATTCGTTTCCACATCTGCCTCGGCAGCAATGCGCGCAATATGATTGATGCCATTGATGTAAGGGAAGAtcttgaaaaatagaaaagttaAGTCGTTGTTCAAATCGTATTATTttaagtatgtttgtatattcGTTACCTGTTGCGTAGTTAAATCCCATTTGTCCAAAggtgtatttttaaaatcaactaAAAGTAAAGGCACCATGTGATCTTTGACGACAGGCGGGTCTGGCTTATGCgtaactatttttaaataaatagtagTATCGCCCTCTATTTGAGTTGAgaaaacacattaaaagcatttccaaattatattatatatatcccGCATATAGCTTAACTAACCCACTATCGTAGTAACTCTCTTTTCGTTTAAGTCTTTTATTACAGTCTCAAATATCTTCTGCAACCTCAGCTTGCTATCGCCTTCTCTTGACAAAAAACACGACTCTTCCTCCATCATTATCTACGCCAGAAGACAACGTGTACGAGTtagattttataattaatagCACGCGGTATGCGACTTACCAAATACTCTGATAATTTCTTGACCACTGGTTCATATTGCACCGATCGAGAACAGGAGTCGCATACAAAGCATAAATTAAAAAGGAAGGCATTGCGCGCATATTTCTGCTGATTTTCAATACCCACTGGATAGCCAACGATTTTCACATCCATCGCATTTACGGTAAGAATACAACGTTGTAGATGTGGCTTAGGTATGATGTACACATTGATGGCATCGAATACTTCTTTACTCACATAATCAGCAGGCACCTGGGGATgtgaaataagcaaataaatttgtgGAAATCTTCTACGACCACTCACCTGGCAGCTGATTTTACAACCAGCGGTCGCATGGAATTCACTGAGGAAAATGCACCGAATTTGTCCTTCCCGACCACAGCCCTCATAGTAGTCATGATTGCTAACTTGCATTTTGGCCCGTATTTGGCTGCTTTAaaggtatatttttaaaaattggtttattaattttgcttctgctttgttttcaattgtttttgtttacaaaatacCTTTGACAGTTGTGAGTGGTTATTGGCAACATATAAGTGCGGCCAAGTTACATCAAATATCAGGGCAGGGTTGCCTGTataaagatatattttttgcttcaaatAAGACCAGGAGAAGCAATAAATAgagtttactatttatttattaataattatagtcCTGCTTACAAGGCTAACACTAGCATGCAACCATTTATTATAGCGCTAGATACTGAGACTTTCGGTTAATTCACGGATACTTAAACTAATCTGCATATTTATATCTGTTAAATGAGAAGAGTAGTTAGCAAGCTGCATATCGATAGGGCTCTGGAGAGCTGCTTCAAATACAGTAGTACCTCGATTCTTGCACATAATGAAAATAGGGCTCTGTGCAAGAATTGAGGTTGTCGCAAGTAGcgagtctttttttttttttttgtatgaaaaaaaaggcaattttatgaaagaatttgtttggaaaataagtttattatttttaatatgtattttaattcaattcgcTTAAGTTTAATTCGttcatatgcataaatatagAAAGACTCACATACTTTAtggtgaactaaaaaaatttgaaatttttgtttgttttgtgcaaGCTCGGTTGTTCAGTACTACGTTGCTTCAAAGTCTCTGGAGCGTCATAATATCGTCTAAAGAGGCATTATTTTGATCAGCCCATTCTAAGCAAATATTGTATGCTGATATAGTCTCCTCCTGTGTAACTTTCTTCGTATTTACTACCACGTGGTTTGTTTCTTCACCATCACTAAGGTCACAATTGATACAGGGATCTTCATTTTGTTCAAAAGACTCCAAAATAGCAATCCATTGCTCAATTTCAGAATCGGATATTTGCTGCAATGGTTCTATTTCTtgaagcaaatttgaaattgcTTGAATATTGGATGTATCTTCAACAAGCTGTAAGCGTAACTCTAAAGGAGGAATGACATCTTCACTATCGGAGGAGTGACATCTTCACTATTCGGATGTTACctcaaacagtttttgaaatgATGACTGAATGGAGGTCACATTAACAGCAGTTCCAGGCATTAGCTAAAAAGCATATTGCGTGTTTTAAGTTgatgtttcacagagattcgtcTATTGTTTTTCCACGGCGAACGATGTCACTTAAAAGGCTTGTTTTGTAGTTCAATTTCGTAAGTCTTATAACATTCGGGTCCATGGGCTGTATAAGTGCAGTACAGTTTGGAGAAAGACACATTACAGATATTTGACCATCACTACTCATTAACTCGCCGTCTTTGGGATGGCATGAAGCATTATCAATAAGCAATACGGCCTTTTCGGAAAGATTTTCGTCGCGAAGGAACCCTTTTACCTGCAATTTTAggaaatttaaactaataaacgAATTTTCTTACAAACAAAGTTTACCAGATGTGCCTCTGGAGCAAATGTGTTGTGAAACCATTCCTCAAACAAAGCCAAGGTCATCCAAgcacttttatatatttcctTTGTAGACAACTGGAATATCCGCAAAATTGTTAAGTGATCGTGGGTTTAATGATTTCCCAATAACCCCTAGTTTTACTCTGTGATTTCCAGATGCATTCGTGCAAGCCagaaaagttattttttccTTACTGATTTTATGTCCTGGAGCGGAAGTTTCTTTTGACCGCACAAGAGTTCTATCAGGCAAAAGCTTCCAAAAGAGACCAGATTCATCGGCATTGTATATCTGGTCCTTGGTCAAACCTAaatcagcaatttttttgttcagtttttgtaaaaatggatTAACTGAATGAGTCTTATTCGAAAGGTTTTCTCCACATATTTTGAGTCTTCGTATTCCATAtctttttttaaagtttgtaatCCAACCATTGCTAGCATGAAAGTCCCCcgatttttcctgaattttggcaTGGAGAAACTTGGCCTTTTGTTTAAGCATATCAGAAGTGATTGGTAAATTCTTGGCTCGTtgatttgcaaaccatttcatcAATGCTCTTTCCATTTTAGGAAGCTCTGCAGGTTTAAACGTTTTTCTCTTCCCAGGACCAGATTCAGCATGCGCCAGGAACTTCCTTATGGTgttcttcttattcttaatgCGGTTTATTGTTGACCTGTGCAAGTGAAAACTTTTGGCTAAGGCAACGATAGAAAATCCTTCACTTAGCTTCCTTAAGATTTCGGCTTTTTGCTTTATTGTAAGCAACGTAAATTTTTTCCCTGCCATTGTGAGAGCGCACTCAATGAAACGTCCGTTAAAACTGATTCAAATGTCCCAAAATACACGTGCGTAAGAGAATTAGCCAATCACAGCAATTCATTTCCGAAATAAATCGGGACTTCCCCGAATTTTATTGAATCTAAGGAACCGTTACCAAAAGCAACAAGGCAATGTCGCAAGTATCgagttcaaattttttgaatgtcgcaagtactgagtacgtaatggaacatttttttatgttgcaaGAATCGAGGTATGCAAGTACCGAGTATGTACAAGAATCGAGGTACTACTGTACTGGAAAGAAGCACAATTTTCTAAGGAAGTGTCTTTTTCttcatatacataaattgctttggtggaatattttgtagtttttggtttgtttaattattagcaatatgaaaaaaagacaaggagaaggaatggctaatttaattgcgcaattgtcTACTATTGtagtaataaacagttggagaaaatccgtaaacgacgtttactgaagTTTCAGAAAATTATAGCAGCAATATGCTTGCGACATTCGGCATTATATTtcatgataaatattttttattgcgcattacttcgactgaatgttaacaaagcttagttgaacattttatttataactggagataattaaagaacatggaaggaaagggaaaagaaataagcgtttctgagaggaaaataattataaaaatgtggaaagacggaaaaagtttccgaaatattggaaaatctattgggagaacgtattcctctattcagcgagttgtaacaaattttcgaCAAAGTGGAATTTTTACATCTAAGCCCAGGTCAGGGCCtctggaaaaaagtaatattttcagacgaaagtaaattttgtatattctgaataaaaggccgtcaaattgtttggcgaaaacctggaactgctcttgaaaagcaaaatcttgttggCACGGTTAAACACGGAGGTGGCGGGGTTATGGTTTGGTGCGGCATGGCGGCAAATGGGGTGggtcagttagaatttattgattcgcCGATGGATAAATGGGGATACTTAAACATACTAAAATGGAATTTCaagcaaagtgcagaaaatctcggcttatcaggaacattttggtttcaacaagataacgacccgaagCGCACAGCTGAGATCGTTAAGCTTTGGCTCTTGTACAACGCCccaaaacagcttaaaacaccgccacagtccccagATCTTAACCCCATCGACCATCTGTGggatctattggaaaaaaagaaTTCGTCAGCAAGTGATTACTAGTAAAGAAGTTTTGCGGAGTGTCATGCAGGCAGAATGGAGGAAGATAACAGCAGAGGAAACCGATAAACTAGTAAGTTCAATGCCAAATAGGCTGAGTGAAGTCCTGAAGcaacgtggatatccaactaaatattagatTTAATATTTGCATATAGCATATCATTGTATTGTATTAGACTTTAagactgaacgcagactttatggtcgctttatttacttgttacagCCATTATTCACCGTTATCTGTGAGGTATcttgaaacttatttttgtttttgaaacttaaacatataataaacatataaatatctacaaatttataaaaattataaaatcaggttgtgtgtttcattcactaaaaagttaaatattgtagggtgaacgcagactttgtggggcatgtgtatgtatggatatgcgcatatgtatataaatttacatttttgtatttgcatatgccttcttcctttgtgcatggtaatgaaccatttctctgttgagaataggacgatgataggaaaagtaggaaatgaaaaggggtgtttcgagtgtaatgtgtcttgaaaaaggcaaatcgatgatgttgcctcttagtgttgttgactcattaacgtctgatgcacaatcgaaattgaagatatctttcatgaatttgataaatgtttcgtaatttttcacgtttgtgtaaatgtaacttgatcaattccattgcgattccatttacctccttctctatacaaataaaattaaaattttcttttgaaaaatgcaaccattccatcagtatttttttatgacgttgtcacgttaaactatcgtcagtaaaccgacttttcagacaacctctttttatctTCAATctgtctttatttattattcattggAATTAGGGAACAACTACTGAATGTTGGAAACCAGTGCCGAGCATTATATTCGTGCCATACATCCCACGAAGAAAGTGGTAGTCATGCTTCCATGTTATTAATGATGACACACctttttcgatttaaaaaatagttttcatatacttcaaatttgttttttttatatttttttattctaattcaTAGCCTCTTAAAGATCTCTCTTAACAACCAATTAAATCCATACAGTAGAAGCCAAAATAATTTACGCATATTGTTAATCTCccctattcaaaaattatttaattttttgtgctgGCAACTCGAGAGCGCAGTATTGCATTTCGCACTCACTCATACTTGCAGCATTGCCAGTTGACATTCAGAAAAATTTCCCTCAACTAAAAATCAATGCAAGAGAACGTATGCGTATCAAAAAATTGCTCAAACAAACGCGAAGAGCTGCCAAATACCAACATTCAATAAAGTGAGTGTGTTGTGAACGGACCGTTGAATGCGGATATGAATGTGGGTCCGACGGCTATTGAATGAACGGAAGTGGAAAAGCGCGCGCACATAGACACAAAGTTAAAAcagtacaataacaaaaacacctGTGCCCAGTTACTGTGTATACATACGCTTAAAAGGAAATATTCTGAATAAAGCTTCtgaaaaataaagtttgcgCACAAAATACCAAATCAAGGTGGATTAGCTAtacaagcaaaagaaaatttgaaattaaaactattgtgacaaagaaaaatacacaaattgtcTCCTCAGCGAATGCATGCTAATTAGGGGATACTAAACGTAAACcgcaacaacaaacacacaaCAGACTTCTACCTAACGTATCAGCTATCAGCAGCAGTCATAGCAATAAAttctgcaataacaacaaacccAAAGTCAGTGACGTTAGCAAGTGACACAGAGCCTTCAGATGTTATAATTGACGACCTTAAGTACCTGTACACGGCTGCCCCTGAGTAGctgcatatgcatgcatatttgtgCGTCGTACAttatacatacgcatatacaaATGCCTGAACATTTGTGAGTGTGCTTGATATCGGCAATTGACATTCGATGTCATAGGCGAATTGCACTCGCTTCACTTTTATTGTGCcatttgttgtgtttgttgtttagttgactgtttttcattcatatgtcttaactgttgttgttgttcttggtAGTGGCATAACAGGTGTAAATATATAGTGCGTGTTTGTTGTTGGCGTTGTATTATGTTATGTGGTAAGCTCGCTTTTCAGTATCCAAGGGATACTACATTTTGATTGCACACACGCTCGCACATGTATAaacatgtatgtgcatgtgcaaGTAAGGGAGGGTGGCTTTTGTAGTGATTTTCGCCTTATGAGCTCTGTAAGCCAAgaagtatatgtaaataaatgtgggCAGCTCAAAAGAATATGCACTGCGCTGGCAAAAATCAATAAAGCAAAgtaaattcttataaaaaacaaaaaaaaaaaaaaaaaaaaaaatataaaagaaaatcaggATTGCATTACATTGTTGTTCTTCTGTATCCGCAGTGTGAAAATTCAGACATACTGAGCTACAAAAAGGCGGTGTCTGCtagaaagaaagaagaaagtgAAAAGATCACGTGCCgaataacataaaaaagttaaattgcaTGTGAAGAGTAAGAAATGAccgtaataaatatatactcctttgaatttcaataaaaaatacgtACAAGTATCTAAGCCTGTGcgcttattttgtattttagggAAAGTGAAATTTAGTGCAAATTATTTGTAAGCGCATAGCAACGCAAATCGACAGGATACCCGGACTCTACACTGCTGGTGTATTGGAAAGTGTTTGCAGTTCGCAGACCGAAAGTAAGGCGGCCAGTATTCCAGTAGGAAGAATGCTTATACGAAGCTACATGCAATTTTGAGAGCCAAGCCCAGAAATTATAGCGCATTGTAAGTATGGAAGTCAAATGTGAAGCTaagcgcttacactcttttttaTTCTAATGTGTCTCTCTGTCATGTATTGTCTGTTTAAAGGGTGTGTCAAGCAAATTTATCATATAGTATTGATTAAACACAAAGAGTGCCGTTTCCCATTATTTGTGACAGcaatttcatttattgttttctttgttttcaatGACACTTCCTGCGAGTTTAATCTTAATAGTACCTTTTGATGGTTTCTGGGTTCATTATCCAAACgtataaaactcagcagaaaggatttgagagtactggtgggtgtaagcacagggcacaacgcctgtggtcagcacatggctgccatgggggccgtagacagcccgatatgcctatcctgtcttgagaatgacgacactgcagagcattttctctatagctgtccggcgttttccagaatcagtcTTAGGATATTGgattgcgatatactgagtatggataaagttcaactcctcctgttgttgttgttgttgttgttgttgttgttgtagcagcataaacattccccgtgcatatacgaggaatgctgctgaagtgacagtcgttGGCCGGCAATAAATCCGGGTGGTTCCGgttacatagaaccgactgtcgtgggaacgctccatactcttcctcttccggatctcttaagattcatcaatgaatccaagagatttgtggaggACTGACCCCAAACTAATTTATCGCTCTTACCACCCGCATTTTATCTTTCcaatctctattctttctacagacaaatctaatctaatctaatctgatCCAAACATATCAAGTGTTATTGGTTGTAAGTGATGTGCCACGATagaaatttcaaagaatttattttttgtttgcttaaaatATGCCCTGATATCTCAAGAGTGACACATTCCAAAGTTTAAGATGGAGTTAATGTTTAAATACTGCTATTTCGAATTCTGACGCAGCTCCTCTCAGCGTGACGCGTATCGCGTACCGAAAGCTTTTTTCGCCAAACTAGTAAATAATGCAGAGAAATCTTGACTGATCTCAGTTACTGCAAAAATTGTTATATTAAATAAGTTCTactattcaaatataaaaagtgttttttaagaacttgagaacttaaaagtCAAAATAGATAATCTTCTTCTTCGTCCTCGCCATCGTTCCTTAGTTGGGGTCAGACTTCGTCGTACGCCATCTGCAGGTTACTCGGTACTGGGTTGTCCCTTTGTTGACTTCGCTTcgctgcattttatttttaacaaggcTTAGTCCGGATTTAAAGGGTCGGTCGCGCCCCGTTGATGGTAGCAGCTGTGTTACCAATTTCTTTGTTGCAAGCGATTTTCTCTCTATTTCTCAATTATTGGAGccacatgacattttttttattatcatctgGTGGataatttaattgcatttattttttgaatattatatcCAGCATATGGGCGTAACGGCTAGAAGTTACATACATAGTCTATTTGATAAACCTAATTTTGGACTATTACTACGAATAAAACTGAattataaatctaaatgagccaatcagcaaaaatgctaCGCAAGCGATGGCCATTTGGCTCCAAATTTTTTCACGAGATGTATTTGAAGCCAAGActcttacgtaaaattttccacgtagtcgaaggataAAGGCCAATAAGTTGAAAAtgacgacgaatcgacattttggcgttttcttcaatattttgctCTATAAACTTTGcaagcatgttttttttttttcaaaaaaaaaaaaaaaatatatatcatatacTTTTAAAATGACTTTTCCAGTTTTTAAACTTtccagtttttatttattgttacaaAACCAGTTTTTTGGTGCTTGTTCCATTACAAATTTGACTACTTTGCTCGTTTTTGGTAGTGTTGCCCGTCTATTTTGACCGATTTAAGATTTTCAGTCGGTTTTATAAATGAGAACTCTGAGCTTTACCTtcatagtaattaaaaaaaaaaaataataatcttcaAAGGTGAAAAAAGAGGGAAATGTTGATAGAGTTTTTTGGATTATAACTCGAAACAAGAAAGAAAGTCCGCAAAGAAATtgccgatttttttaaaaaaagtaaatacatttttattaaaacttagaataaactttaatcaattatatattttccattttgttcgATAATCTTTTGCCACCTTTCCGGCAAATTCATTATTCCGCGCTCATTGAAATTCTGgcctttatttgcaaaaaactgaaCCAAGTGCGATTTTATAACCTTGTCATTGCCGAAAGTTTTACCATTTAAGGAGTTCTGCaaagaccgaaacaaatggtagtctgaTGGTGCAAGGCCaaggctatatggtggatgcatcaaaagttcccagccaagctctctcaGTTTTTGGCGAGTGACCAAAAATGTATACggtctagcgttgtcctgatgaaatGTGACACCTTTACGATTGATCAATTCTGGTCGCTTCTCGTTGATGGCTGTATTGTCCTATTGTTGGCAGTAGACAACCGAATTAATCGTTTGATTTCTctgaagcagctcaaaatataccatacccttccagtcccaccaaactgacCGCATAATCTTCTTTTGGTGAATATCAGCCTTTGAAGTGGTTTGTGGCGCTTCATCATGCTTGGACCATGATCGTTTTCGATTCACGTTAttgtaaacaattaatttttcatcaccagtgataatccgcttcaaaaacggatcGACTTAATGAGTTGGCTAAGCAATGCCCCAGGAACGTCGTCTGGGTTCCTGGACACAGATACATCCATGGAAATGGCATCGCGGAAGAGCTGTGTGTAAGTATTGCCAAATATGTGACCATCCCTTAAACCATCCTCAAAAAAGCTCTGAAGCAAGTCAGTCTACATCGCGCAAGGCAACAGTAAATGGACCATGGAGCCCACTTGTGAGATAGTTATCTCACAGACCCTAACCTGTCTAGAAGGAATGAGCACAGAACTAGATCCCCCATCTATCTAGACCGGTCTTCCATATCATTATCCAATGGTTGGTATAACTGCCGGGCACTGCCTAATGGCAGCATATGGGAAGAGTGTGGGGTTTCGCTCAAATGACTTCTGCCGCAGCTGCAAGAACGAGAAGACGGTGGAGACtttttgaacactttctctcCCACTATGCGGCTTTGAGAGAATGCGACATCGCTGTTTAAACTCTTACTTCTTTTGATATCTACCAGACTTGGAATAGGctagtattttattatttagccGAGAGACTAAGTGGTTTCAACCCATTGGAAATTAGATGAGGAAGTTGAGTTCAAAGTAGTGGTATCACATTGGACCTCTAGTCCTAAATGTGTGTTATACACTCTATACTCTTATAAAAAGTTTCAATTACTGtaccctaacctaacctaagcatGTGCCCATAATTTTGAGGCCACAATCAAGGCCACAGTACAAGTTGTTCGAGGGAACTGCTGATCATTGAAAACTTTCATCAAGTGGGTTTGGGCAATGTGGAGTTGGTGAAGACGTAGTTCCTACGCAAATTTGCACACTGCTACAGCAGCAAAAATTTCCTCGGAGCGCACTATTCTgtgtagaaaaaataaactaaactcACGTACTTTTTGTCTACTTACAGCACGCGTGGTTGGTGCTTCATTTTGAccaacaattttcaataaatgctTTCTTTATGTCACACATCACTCACTTTGGAAGTAAGTTGGCAATATTTTCCTTATTATTCAAGTGCATAGCAATTCACTTCGTTGCACGTTGGTTCGCGCTGCTTCGGACCACCCTATAGAGTATGTACTCCCCTCGAAGTATCCCAAATCGATACATTAAAATTTACAACACTTTTCCAATTTGACGGGACTTCACATCTCATTTGCGATTTTGTGGGCCTAAACGACCGAGACTTTTACTATTAATTGAACCGTAATAACACAATAACGGGCTTAAACGATGTAGAAATTGCGGTGTACTTTTCgttttgctatattttgttgaaattacAATGTAATTaacgaatttaatattttgttcgcATATTCGCACATTCGCCTATTCACAAACTCTACGCCGCATGTAAACGTTTGGGAGATTATGTTGGGCTGTTGTTGGGCTGTTGGGAATTACAACAATGTTGTTGAACACATAATTACGTTGATACAAAGATAATACGTATTTTGTGAACgaaatgtgaataaatatatatttaagtgcG from Anastrepha obliqua isolate idAnaObli1 chromosome 2, idAnaObli1_1.0, whole genome shotgun sequence harbors:
- the LOC129237606 gene encoding GATOR complex protein NPRL2: MQVSNHDYYEGCGREGQIRCIFLSEFHATAGCKISCQVPADYVSKEVFDAINVYIIPKPHLQRCILTVNAMDVKIVGYPVGIENQQKYARNAFLFNLCFVCDSCSRSVQYEPVVKKLSEYLIMMEEESCFLSREGDSKLRLQKIFETVIKDLNEKRVTTIVEGDTTIYLKIVTHKPDPPVVKDHMVPLLLVDFKNTPLDKWDLTTQQIFPYINGINHIARIAAEADVETNLVKSCIQNLAYYGVVHLLPILKYSNVYMCTQHLKSLVKIPSLSHACQKYVALNPDKSHPSIQKIFQFYASMIHGVTLRAICQRLCPQNYNIDERKLVIFGLQHKFIRCIHKYPVFTGSVPSGRQKMYTGLSSFDEICCKTGLSPFNIEKDIDKDTNVTVIWK